From Streptomyces sp. NBC_00690, a single genomic window includes:
- a CDS encoding P1 family peptidase translates to MTTEPTTPTAAELHPAGPRLVPADTRDSAQRGNADFGAPLVPRPSPGRESVKFDFPGVEVGTAEYTEGPTGATVIHVPAGARMHIDERGGAIGLLSSDKQFTHAVCLAGGSLYGLAATAGVNEELLRGNANRVGWNDLKLASGAIVYDFAARDNSVHPDAALGAAALRNAVHGTFPVGRCGGGATASVGKIEHGRCEFAGQGAAFRQIGDVKILAATVVNAVGAIVDRNGTVVRGNYDSTTGTRRLPALDYEAAFAESGAAPATLAGNTTISIVITNVRLGDKELRMFGRQVHSSMHRGIQPFHTNLDGDTLFTLTTDEIDLPSTPSRLGAHALTSVGLGAVASEVMWDAILSSAL, encoded by the coding sequence GTGACCACTGAGCCCACCACCCCGACCGCCGCGGAGCTGCACCCCGCCGGCCCCCGGCTGGTGCCCGCCGACACCCGGGACAGTGCCCAACGGGGCAACGCGGACTTCGGAGCGCCCCTGGTCCCCCGGCCCAGCCCGGGTCGCGAGAGCGTGAAGTTCGACTTCCCCGGCGTCGAGGTCGGCACCGCCGAGTACACCGAGGGCCCCACCGGCGCCACGGTCATCCATGTGCCCGCGGGAGCCCGCATGCACATCGACGAGCGTGGTGGCGCCATCGGCCTGCTCTCCAGCGACAAGCAGTTCACCCATGCCGTCTGTCTCGCCGGCGGATCGCTCTACGGGCTCGCCGCCACTGCCGGCGTCAACGAGGAGCTGCTCAGGGGCAACGCGAACCGTGTCGGCTGGAACGACCTCAAGCTCGCCAGCGGCGCCATCGTCTACGACTTCGCTGCCCGTGACAACTCCGTCCATCCCGATGCCGCGCTCGGGGCCGCAGCGCTGCGCAACGCCGTCCACGGCACCTTCCCGGTCGGCCGTTGCGGTGGTGGCGCCACCGCGTCCGTCGGCAAGATCGAGCACGGTCGTTGTGAATTCGCCGGCCAGGGCGCAGCCTTCCGACAGATCGGCGATGTCAAGATCCTCGCCGCCACCGTGGTCAATGCCGTCGGTGCCATCGTGGACCGAAACGGCACGGTCGTCCGCGGCAACTACGACAGCACGACCGGCACCCGCAGGCTGCCCGCCCTCGACTACGAAGCGGCCTTCGCCGAATCCGGAGCCGCTCCGGCCACCCTGGCGGGAAACACCACCATCTCCATCGTCATCACCAACGTCCGGCTCGGTGACAAGGAACTGCGCATGTTCGGCCGTCAGGTGCACAGCTCCATGCACCGCGGCATCCAGCCCTTCCACACCAATCTCGACGGAGACACCCTCTTCACCCTCACCACGGACGAGATCGACCTCCCCAGCACTCCATCACGGCTCGGGGCACACGCCCTCACCTCCGTCGGCCTCGGGGCGGTGGCCTCCGAGGTCATGTGGGACGCGATCTTGAGCAGCGCCCTGTGA
- a CDS encoding MOSC domain-containing protein translates to MTPARLTEIARYPVKGFQGHALPAVTLTPGRGLPMDRVCGLLNGEVAATVEDGWISSLAFLRLVRNAEIARYRVALVDDDPAGAGALSISAPDGRSVEIRTGMDGGPDATELKKANSELAGWFPAGPLGPVQLTRPRAPVWDWPYAAISLINLDTLDDMAAVSGVAIDPRRFRANLYVSGLGAWREFDLVGHRVRIGDAELEVVQTTDRCRATTVDPDTGRRNLNVPVLLASRYGHMCCGVYARVVRGGTIAPGDALVDLGPLVDASTLPEPDPAWPRTAELIARTPQSPSVTSLTFGDSAGADCRPGQHLRVHLTDGQGAPLWRCYTITAATATSIRISVKQVEEGRASPLLHSLTTGSPVLISGPYGDELIDSDSRRPLVLACAGIGITPVLPVLRQLIDENPTRAVTVINVVRSLDEVPLWDEALALMAQLPRASHRLFVTAHDPGHTLPEGATPGRPTEDDLKGLAADGDVEVYLCGPEGFVQSVRNTLVQAGVPDDAIADELFYSPGEVSLAERPPPAPGPFDVHFAGSDLHTRWSEDDGTLLDVAEAAGLAPPSACRSGGCGTCRQRVTGAVHHLVTPSVPLEPGQALLCCAVPTGSVSVQI, encoded by the coding sequence ATGACCCCGGCCCGGCTCACGGAGATCGCCCGCTACCCGGTGAAGGGATTCCAGGGGCACGCCCTGCCTGCGGTCACCCTGACCCCCGGCCGCGGGCTGCCCATGGACCGTGTCTGCGGTCTGCTCAACGGTGAGGTGGCGGCCACGGTGGAGGACGGCTGGATCTCGAGCCTCGCCTTCCTGCGCCTCGTGCGGAACGCGGAGATCGCCCGCTACCGAGTGGCGCTGGTGGACGACGATCCCGCGGGAGCCGGCGCGCTGAGCATCAGCGCGCCGGATGGCCGGTCGGTGGAGATTCGTACCGGGATGGACGGCGGCCCGGACGCCACCGAGCTCAAGAAGGCCAACTCCGAGTTGGCCGGCTGGTTCCCCGCCGGCCCGCTCGGCCCCGTACAACTCACCCGCCCTCGGGCACCCGTGTGGGACTGGCCGTACGCGGCCATCTCGCTGATCAATCTGGACACCCTGGACGACATGGCGGCCGTGTCCGGCGTCGCGATCGATCCCCGCAGGTTCCGCGCCAATCTCTATGTCTCGGGACTCGGGGCCTGGCGGGAGTTCGACCTCGTGGGGCATCGGGTCCGCATCGGTGATGCAGAGTTGGAGGTCGTCCAGACCACCGACCGGTGTCGGGCCACCACCGTCGACCCCGACACCGGGAGACGGAACCTCAATGTGCCGGTGTTGCTCGCATCCCGCTACGGCCACATGTGCTGTGGTGTGTACGCCCGGGTCGTACGGGGCGGCACGATCGCCCCCGGCGACGCACTGGTCGATCTGGGTCCGCTCGTCGATGCGTCCACACTGCCGGAGCCCGATCCGGCTTGGCCGCGCACAGCCGAGCTGATCGCCCGCACCCCCCAGAGCCCCAGTGTCACCAGTCTGACCTTCGGCGACTCCGCGGGTGCCGACTGTCGCCCCGGCCAACATCTGCGCGTCCACCTCACCGACGGGCAGGGTGCGCCGCTGTGGCGTTGCTACACCATCACCGCCGCCACAGCGACGTCCATCCGCATCAGTGTCAAGCAGGTCGAGGAGGGCCGGGCGTCCCCTCTGCTGCACTCCCTCACGACCGGCTCGCCGGTACTGATCTCCGGACCGTACGGGGACGAGCTCATCGACTCCGACAGCCGGCGCCCCCTGGTGCTGGCCTGTGCGGGAATCGGCATCACTCCGGTGCTGCCGGTGCTGCGGCAGCTGATCGACGAGAACCCGACGCGAGCGGTGACCGTGATCAATGTCGTCCGCTCGCTCGACGAGGTCCCCCTCTGGGACGAGGCGTTGGCGCTGATGGCCCAGTTGCCCCGCGCCTCCCACCGCCTCTTCGTCACCGCGCACGACCCGGGACACACCCTGCCCGAGGGCGCCACCCCCGGTCGCCCGACGGAGGACGACCTCAAGGGACTGGCCGCCGATGGTGATGTCGAGGTCTATCTCTGCGGCCCGGAAGGATTCGTACAGAGCGTACGGAACACCCTGGTGCAAGCCGGGGTGCCCGACGACGCCATCGCGGACGAGTTGTTCTACTCCCCCGGGGAGGTCTCCTTGGCGGAGCGTCCGCCGCCGGCGCCCGGTCCGTTCGACGTCCACTTCGCCGGGTCGGACCTTCATACCCGCTGGTCAGAGGATGACGGCACACTCCTCGATGTGGCTGAGGCCGCCGGGCTGGCCCCTCCATCGGCCTGTCGCTCCGGGGGCTGCGGAACCTGCCGTCAGCGCGTCACCGGCGCCGTCCACCACCTCGTCACACCGTCCGTCCCCCTGGAACCGGGCCAGGCGCTCCTGTGCTGTGCGGTTCCGACGGGCAGTGTGAGCGTTCAGATCTAG
- a CDS encoding C45 family peptidase has translation MIPAATECPELPLSIARVRSDHTDRERRGLAVGTAVRARIHTAVAGYDDLFTAVGVKPADLREHGETALAQIEGWAPGLHRELIAVAAGAEVPPWRIGMLNARTEILATVGATGEGECSTAVYVGGPGAPHTIQTWDWHREFTASRTLVRLRPVGGGPTVSTFTEAGILAKIGVNSAGLGVHFNILSHRSDGTGINVPVHVVARRVLEEATTVAEARDIAASATVSASTVLTVVTYDGRESDAACIEMSPAGTAAVRPDRDGVLLHTNHFLDPTLAKGDQAAREASTHPRLAHLSAHRELLMSCDRAHWTDLLRSHDVDGAPICCHPQPDLPSHQQWSTLLTVSLDLAASSLRYHDGGPCTAGTSTWQHF, from the coding sequence GTGATCCCTGCTGCAACCGAGTGCCCGGAGCTCCCCCTGTCCATCGCCCGCGTTCGCAGCGACCACACCGACCGTGAGCGCCGCGGGCTCGCCGTCGGGACGGCCGTGCGGGCCCGCATCCACACGGCAGTCGCCGGATACGACGACCTGTTCACCGCGGTGGGAGTGAAACCCGCCGATCTGCGCGAGCACGGCGAAACCGCACTGGCTCAGATCGAGGGATGGGCCCCTGGCCTGCACCGCGAGCTCATCGCGGTGGCTGCCGGCGCCGAGGTCCCGCCCTGGCGCATCGGCATGCTCAACGCCCGTACGGAGATCCTCGCCACGGTGGGTGCCACTGGCGAGGGCGAGTGCTCGACCGCCGTGTACGTGGGCGGCCCGGGGGCGCCGCACACCATACAGACGTGGGACTGGCACCGGGAGTTCACTGCCTCCCGGACGCTCGTCCGCCTCCGGCCCGTCGGCGGTGGACCAACGGTGAGCACCTTCACCGAGGCGGGCATCCTCGCCAAAATTGGTGTCAATTCCGCCGGACTCGGTGTCCACTTCAACATCCTCAGCCACCGCAGCGACGGCACCGGGATCAACGTTCCCGTCCATGTCGTGGCCCGCAGAGTGCTGGAGGAGGCGACCACCGTCGCCGAGGCGAGGGACATCGCGGCGTCTGCCACCGTCTCCGCCTCGACCGTGCTGACCGTGGTCACGTACGACGGCCGGGAGAGCGACGCCGCCTGCATCGAAATGAGCCCGGCGGGGACGGCGGCCGTCAGGCCGGACCGCGATGGAGTGCTGCTGCACACCAACCACTTCCTCGATCCCACACTGGCGAAGGGGGATCAGGCGGCGCGCGAGGCCAGCACCCATCCCCGTCTCGCCCACCTCAGCGCCCATCGCGAACTGCTCATGTCCTGCGACCGGGCACACTGGACCGATCTGCTTCGTTCACACGACGTGGACGGGGCGCCGATCTGCTGTCATCCCCAGCCAGACCTGCCCTCCCACCAGCAGTGGAGCACCTTGCTCACGGTCAGTCTCGACCTGGCCGCGAGTAGCCTGCGCTACCACGACGGTGGCCCTTGCACGGCAGGCACCTCCACCTGGCAGCATTTCTGA